The Anopheles gambiae chromosome 2, idAnoGambNW_F1_1, whole genome shotgun sequence genomic sequence CAACGACATCGCAAGACTGGCCTGAAGAAGCCAAACCAACCCCCGCTCCCGCGACAATCTCCCGCACGGCATCGGCACGGAACACACGGCGTGTGCAGACGACGGAGGTCGGAGACGACTTGTTGGTACAGGTGCACCCCACACTGCTGCTCGGCCGGCCGGCACATCCCCACATCGGGCGGCCTGCCCCCCCTcaagacccccccccccccccccggcacCCGGCTCTTCGCCGTACAAGAAGcagcaagaaacaaaaaaaaacagcatcaagAATAATTCCGATCGGCAGCCGAACGCACGAACGAAACCAACCCCCAACTTTCCCACAACAACCACCCCCAGTTGTGTGTTACAGGGTGTGCACCCCAGCGCGCGGGGTGGCGGTGCAACCAACCAAGCGGTCACGAAACGGCCACCGAACCGGTTCGGGAGCGCTTCGTCTTTCGTGCGTACACGACGAACCGCGGCGGCACCGCGGCGGCCGAACAAAACTTGCCTGCACTCGCCCGAAGCCGACCAGTCGGAAAGTTGCTTGCACGCGGTTCACAGACCCAGTTCGCACTGGCGCTCGCACACGCAAACGCCAGCTATTGGGGCGTACCAGCGAGATAGGGTGTTTCGCGTACTCGAGAACACAGACAACCGAGGAAAACAAGAGCAAAGCCAAAAGGGCGGccagcacacagcacaaaacaaTCGCACGgatagtgttttttgtgtgtgtttatgtgtgaccgctcaagtgtgtgtgtgtgaccgtgCAAAGAGACCACAGAAAAGAAGCGTCCATGTGCAGTGCGGTGACGAATTTTTCGTGGTAGTGAAAACAAGGGCAAAACAGTGATCGAATCACGCCGGGAGCGATCATTGCAAGTGTTTGAAGTGAGCCGCAGAAAGGAAACGAAGAGCAGCAGAGCGTCTCATAACGATAATTTATGAGCCACAGTGCGAGATCGTGCAGATACACATctcccccgtttttttttttgtcgtggCCAGACGTGTGAGTTGCGTGCGAGTGAATTTATACGTGTGCCGTTTGACAAgcgcagcaaaagaaaaacctccGGTGGCTTggggaaaacatattttaaatccACGAATATAAAtaagtgaatgtgtgtgtgtgcatttttctgCTATCCCGTCTTCTGACATACTCACGTAAAGGTGCAAAACGGGAAGAAGTGTGGCAGAAGAGCGCATTTAAGAGTTAGACCAACAGCGACGACGAACCAGTGTGTGGACGTTGTTATTCCTGCTCGTTGTCGCGCGTGTGAAAGGCTTCGAACGGGGCCAAAGTGGTGCGATACTTGCGGGttactatacacacacacacacatttgtgAGGGAATAAATTAGTGGAAAGGGGAAGTGGTTCCAACCGCGACTGGCCCTCGTTTGCTACGCTGATTTCCAAACACCCAAACCCGCGTGGAGCAATTACAAATAAGCCAAACCTTATTTGCTTGGCCAAGCTTAAACCTCCCCCCAACAACgagtgtctatgtgtgtgtttgttagtaTGCTGTGTTTAATGTAACAGTGTGTGGTGCAACTAATTCTTGTCGAACGACATTCTTTTACGTGTGCACGTGtctgtttgtgcgtgtgtgtgtgtgtgtgttagaccGGGCGTTTAGaagcaaaagttgcaaaattCTTGAAGAAGTTCCCGCGTCCGTGTGTTTCGCACCGTTGAAATAATAAACCATTTGGGGaggtgtgtttgaatgtgcCCGGTGGGGAAACCGATGTAGCCGCGGTACCGCGGACAAACAACCATGTGGCCAACCGTGTGCCCGTTGCCAGCCTGCAGCCACACTACTAGGGGCAGTGAAACGAACAACAACCGTGCACAATGTTAGCCATAGACTGTCTGGTTGGCGGTCTGCTGCTCAGCTCGATCGGCGTGAACATACTGGCGCTCGGTGCGTTCTGGGTGACGCCAAGTCTGCGCACCACCGCCAACCGGTTCGTGATCAACCTGCTGATAGTGAATCTCGTCTGCTGCATCATTCTCGGGccgtcgctgctgctgaacgCGTTCACCGGCAAGGCGGCGGTGCCGACGCCACTGCCGGCCGCTGAGCTGCCGGCAGCAGCGGCCACACCGATACTGTACGAGCCGACGACAGGTGGCGAGTATGGCAGTCCGGCGTACACGACTACGACCGTCGCGCTGGCGTACCAGCAGCCCAGCTCCACGGTAGCCCAACCGAATCGGACGCGTATCGTGCGGTGCTCCAAAAATGGCACCATGGGCAGTGGGGACGATGGGCCGTCCAATTGTGATAGACAGGAGGAGCAGAATGATGAGGATGAAGAGGAAACGCCCTTCATACGGACGAGCCGGATACACCCGGGCCCGGGCGTGGATGCGCTGCATCCCAACCTGACGCTCACGAAGATACGCTGCTGGGGCCTGGACCTGGTGGTGGCCCTGGGGGCCCTCTCCGTCCTGCTCGTCGTCGGGGACACCTGGTGCGCGATTACCGATCCGCTGCGCTACCACTCGCGCATTTCCGAGCTGAAGGCGTGGGCGTTCATCATCGCTAGCTGGGCGCTCGGCATTGCGTTCGGCATTGCGTCCGGGTTCCGGGGGGACCAGAAGTACGTGACGCTGTTCAAGAACCGGCTCACGGCGGAGGAGGTGGCCGCCATCGAATCTAGTCAGCTGGCCCGCAACCAGAGCGGTGCCGGGCCGGGCGAGGCCGGTCTGCCCGCCGGCGACCGGTTCATCCAGCATCTGAACATCTCGGAGGATCTGTACAACACGATCTTCTCGTACGCGTACTTCGTGATCGTCATACTGATCCCGTTTGCGCTCGTGTGCGCCATGTACTGGCGCATCTTTTCCGAGGCGCGCGAAAGTGGGCAGCGGATGCGCCAGAACGGCTCCTCGCCGCTGCTGCAGAGTGCGCTGAATCTCGTGTCCGCCCAGAAGCAGTGCCATGCGGCCGACAAGCAGTCGAtgctggagcagcagcagcagcagccgacgcagcagctgctgcatcAGCCGATTCAACCGATGCCGAGCATTCCGGAGCGGCCGGGCGAGAGCAGGGGCGAATGCTGTGACGGGCTGACGATGAAGATCGACAAGCAGATCCACTACGAGGACGAAACGATCACGATCAGCAGCATACCGCACCATCATCAGCCGCGCGACTCGTGTTTAAagccgctgctgcagcagtcGCCCGCACCAACGCCAACGCACAAAccgatccagcagcagcagctcgatgCGTCCCTCGAGCGGCCCGATCGTAGTCCGCAGGTGGTGCAGATCGCCACGCCAACGTCCGGTGTGGCGGCCTCGCTGCCCAGTGTGCTCAAGTCGCCGCTGCGGCCCGACCGCAACCACAACAGTATTCTGATGCACCAGCAGCTCCCGGCGGAGAGCAGTGCGAGCGGGCCGATTCCCACCCACTCGAGCCCGCCGCCGGCCGCATCGGCTGGGCTGGGGAAGGTGCGGCGCAATCACAGCGCCGGCCGGCTGGTAAGCTTCTGCCAGGAGGAGCCGACCGAGCTGCCGGTCGCCGGCCTGCGGCAGGTCCATTCGACGCCCAACTTCCAGAAGTACAGTGGCGGCGAGTTCGAGAGCCTCGGCACGCACCACATCCTGTCGCTGCCGGCCGTGCACGTGCCGCCGAAGGCGCTCAGCTACATGACCTCGATCCGGCACCGGCTGTCGAACGCGTCCTCCCTGTTCAAGTACCGGGAGGAGTCGCGCGCCGCCCGCATCAGCATCCTGGTGATCATCATGTTTCTGGTGTCGTACCTGCCGTACGGCATACTGGTGCTGATGCAGGGCCACGTCGATCTGATCATCGTGTCCGACCAGGCGCTGCTCGCGATCTTTACCGTGGTGATCGCGAACCTCAGCTCACCGTTCATCTTCGCCTACCGGAACAAGCGCGTTCGGCGGGGCGTGAAGCGCCTGCTCGGCATCGACAAGAAGACGAACGAGCGGCTCCAGAAGCTGACCACGAGCAACACGCACTACAACAACCATCCGCCGGGGCAGcatcagccgcagcagcagcagcagcagcacggcaaCTACGGTGCCAACATTACGCTGGCCAACGCCGTCGGGCAGGAGGAGGAGCTGCCGGAGGTGATCGCGCACAAGTCCGCGCACAAGGTGCGCATCGCCGGCAGCCAGGGCGCCGGCGGGCTGGCGCGCAGCAATAGTTCGTGCAAGTATCTCACGCCAAATCACGCGGCGGCCGTGGCCGTGGCGAACGGGTACATCGTCGAGTTCGAGCGGTACCCCTCCGACGAGCTCAATAGTCTCTGCATCCAGAAGAAATCGATACTGAAACGGGTCTGTGATAGTTCGCGTAAGTGGGGCTGCAACTTTGCCACCAATTCCTGCACCAGCAACGACGAGCAGACGGAGGTGTAGCTGTAAGCGGAACTGCTGATCTAAGGGAATGGGAGGGCGAGAGTGACAGATACGGGGGTGGCCTTTAGGGTtaaggtttgtttttgctggcGCACGGTGCCAAAAAGCCAAAAAGCGCTGGAAGTGAATCGCTGAGAACCTGGGTGGGAGTGTTCCTTTCCATTTCATCCTTATCattacattatttatttactgccTTCCAATCCAACTTTGACAACTTACCTGCCCAGCAATGACACTATTTTGCAATACGTATTAGCTTATTTATTGGTTGCATTGGACAAATCATAAAACTGCTGACGTCTCTAGGCGGCACGTGCTACGACGTGTTTACCCGACGAACCCGACCGGCCATCATGCTGAGACATTCTTGTGCATTTCTGGTGCACCAACGGCAACAGACAATCCTTACGGCACTGATGCTCCAACACCACGTGGGGAAACCGGTGGGCTTGGGTTTGATTCCCATTTTTTTGCCATGCGCGGGCACCCCGGTTTGGGTGtccttttgcttgttttaaaataacgccCTGTTGGTGTGCTGgaagaacaacaaacacaaacgttTTGCAAAGCCAAGCGTCACTGTCATTCGACTCATCCACCACGCGCTGCAGACGCGCAAGGGGTGGCGCAAGGGGGTGCGTTTGACCGCGTGCACGTAATGTGCACGGCtggcacaaaacaaaatgatacagtccgtgtgtgcgtgtgcgtgtgtgtgtgtgtacggaaGCCGGCCTCGGGCTGGAAACCGGCCAGTTCTCACGTTGTCAAACCACACTGGCATTGGCTGGCGTAATGTAGGCGCCGGTGGACGGCCATGTGTAGTAGCTCCCAGCGCGTAGCTCACATCACACGACACGTGGGGATTAAAATAGGACATTGGGCCGTGGACACCCCGATTAGAACGGTGCGGCTAGAAGCGTATGCTTTTTAGTAGCCCGCACACGTTGCGTACACGGTGCGCGGGCTTGGTGACGCAGCGCGACACCACACTACACGTAACAGGAAAGCCGAAAATATTACACGTCCAGCctaaagagacagagagattgagagagagagagagagagagagagagagagagagagcgagagaaagagggagggaAATAGAGAGAATCAAATGGTGCCATTTCCTCACATCCCAAATTGCTGACGTGCATTTAAATGGTGAACAGATCGCAAGCTTAAGGGAGTTTATACAATACGGCATCAGCGAACGTAATTAGAACGATGATTGTTTCGATTGTAATTCGGTGTGTTTCCTTTATGCCAAAGCCTTTTCGAACCAGTCCGTGCTCTGCTTTTAGTCCTTTCGACTGGCCACACTCTATCTCATGCATGATAAACACGTTAAAGCAAAGGCGAACCTGCGATAAATGGTCCGACTTCATTAGCACACAGCGATCATCGCACGAGAGAGCAAGGGGTGTTACGATTTGCCCCATTGCAAGTAATGAGTTCTTTGTCCCGCTTTTTTGGGGGAGGGGGTTAGTGAATAGAGCAGGTAATTAGTGGCCGGTATCACTAAGTGGAATTCGAGTTGATTTCATTACCGAAAGTGACCGGTTTGTTCGACGACTACCGGCACTTGTATCAGGAGCCGTTTTTCCATCCAAAATCGATGAGTGGCTATTTGTAGCCACACGGAGACTAAATACGTAAAGTAGTATCGCTACCCGATAGAGGTTCGTTTAGATTTTATTGATTGGTTAGTTGGTAGTAGTGGTATGAGCACATCGTACCTCATTTTTAAacgcatttttttaatgtgccttTCCATAATGGTGACTTTTAAAAATAGCATTTACTACACGCAGTCTCAACTGAAATGTTGTGTCGCTTCCCTTTCGTAACTCGTGCTTTACTGCCCCGTCCATCAGGTCGCACCAATCACAACACTTCCGCTACCCACCACACCGAAAACTGCTAAATGGAAAACTTCGTCTTCGTCCCGTGGGTGGACACCGCAATTCCAATTCCGGTGCTCAAGGCGCTATTGCTAaacgccagccagccagccacccACCCCGCAGTTGCGCACCGTTCGCGCTGGAGTCGTTCATGCGTGCCATCTAGCATCTTGATTACTGGTGACAGGTTGCTCTCCACTCTATGCCGAACGCATACCGGCACACCCAACACACGCTGGTGTTGTCGAAGAGGATAACCTTATTGTCCTGTCGTTTCGGGTCGTTTCCGGCTGATCCTCTTGCCCTTTCCgatgccggtgccggtgggGGCATGGGGTAGCACGTGCGAAAGGATGTCCGCGATGGGTGGGCTTTTCGTTCGAATGTCTATTTTTGGTCGGGCTGACGCGGCACGGCCGGGAATGAAAACACTCGTGTGCAGATAATAATTCATCACATTCGATCGAGAGTCAAGAATCGATTATCGATCGGCTTTGGGATACGCGCACACAAACGTCATACAGTTGGAGacaaggttttttgtttttttttttttgggagaatGGATCCATTTACGATGGAGCATGGTTAATGTGCCTTTAATATGTTTCTAATTTCTGTCCTCCATCGGTTCGGATCGCTGGTGACGCAATGCTTGACAATGTGGTGTTCGCTTGTTTGCTCTACTTCAACGCCATCGTTGCTGCATATGCAATCTTCAAAATGACTCTCTAAACAATACATGACGCAACCAATATGATGACTCCGGAATAATGATAACTTCCCACCGAAAGACACTTCCCGTACACCCATCATCTATCCTTCATCCTACCAGCTCTCTCCCAGTTCTCAGTGACAGAGTGTTAGGTATTAGATTGGTTTTAACGTAACAAAGAAAGCTTGCAGTTTTCATGCTGCAAGTCATCGCAAGTGCTCGGTTAAGAAGGGTCGGctaagaaagcaaaacaaaccaaaccataAGCTCTAAATTATTACTGTTTAGCAGTGGGCGGATGGCATATAGCATAAGATAAGGCCGAATGTACATGTAAACGTGACAGGAAATTTAGTCGAAgctaacaaaacacaaacaaatccctTTAGTTAATAAGTATAAGTGTATATGAATGTACATGTGTTtctgcgtgtgtctgtgtctgtgcgttTGTATGATAGAAGGAGGATCGGAGGACCGATACCTAAAGGGTTTCCGTTTTCTACACCGTATCCCTATTTTTACTTCAAACTGACTGGTAATAATGCTTTAAACCCATGCAACCTACACGACATGAACactagaagaagaagaagaaaaaaaaacaatggtgTAGAAATTATTCTTTAGCCTAAGAGAGCGGTTAGACAAACGCTCAACTCACTGTggtagaaaacaaacaagcgaGCTAAGAGGTAGCAAAGCAGGAAGCATCCCTTAGCAGCAGAATCTAGGAGCAAAATCAATTAATCGTACTGGTGCTTTGTGCGGTCacaagagagagagtttaaaaaaaacataggacAAAAGCTAAAGCAAAAAGAGCTACGCGCCTTTCGAGCACGCCCATTTAACAAAGTTACCAAATAATGATGGCTCTTCCATGATTTCCACCTCCAGCGTTGGAGTGTGACTATTGCTGCCTTTTTGTTTCcgatgtgcgtgtgtatgtgtgcaagatctagcaacaaaaaaaaaggtgcgtAACAGGGTAACACAAGGTCGGGTCAAAGCGAAAAGGATCTTTTAAAACTACGATGGAAGAGAATTATTTTTGCTACAAAACATTCTATTTCTAAACTaactaaaaaacaaacaaaaaaatgctgcaaatattttaaatgaacCGCCAGTTAACTCTCTACCTAGTAGGAGTGCTTATCaggtatacacacacacacacactcacacatatgagtcacgaaacaaaaaaaaatcaaacaaacaaagtaaGCAGCCTTGTGCTCACACAAAGCGTGTCACTTACATTGTAACCTACTCGAGAGCACGAGTACTCCAAAACGCTGAGCTTGCTATAGCTTCCCGCGGCGAGGACGTTGTTATTCTAACAATTAGTCAAAAATCGAGGGCATTCAAATAGAGTTCCACCTTAAAACGCTCGCCTGGAGAAGAGTTAGTCACTCagccacacagcacacacaaaaaccccaTGCTGGTGAAGATGGAAAGCAGCAACCGCGCATAGTTAGAGGTATTTATGGGGCGGACAGAGCGGCGAGACACATTCAATCAAAGGGAAACGATGTTTGAAGTGTGTGCTTAAACATGACTAGGGCTTACCACACAGGGACAGTcaggtgtgtgggtgtgtgtgtgtgtgtgtttgggcttTAAAAGAAATGGTGAGTGTAAAAACACTCGCCCGTGCCATTGGATATTGGAAGTATTGATATTAGAATGACACCAAACAAACGTACACTTACtatctccctttctctctaaTCCTGTTATCGCTGGTATCACTGCTAGGGTAAAActataaaaacgaaaaaaagaacagcaatTGACCAAATTAAATGAATCGCTTCACTTCACGCTCCCAATGCCAGTGCAATTGCAACCACCGCGCCAATTAAATCAGttcacaaaacaaagaaacccTTAACCAGTTGATatcggtttgtttttatccaCCCGTCCAACTCTACTCCAGCCCTTTCGCGTGCCATTGACCCTTTGGGGGTATCCCCGGCTGGTGCAGCAGTGGTGGTTAATCAAACCAACCACCGACATGCCAATCGATCGCCAGAACCTGTGGCTGTGAAGAAGCCTGCTGCATGCGCGCCCAAACCCGATGCAAACCGAGCAGGACGCAATGTGGACATGCATTGCAACACCGGTGCAGCTTCTGCCTGCATGCCTGCCATTGTTGCCACTGCTGAACAGGTTTTTTTCCCTGTGATCGCGCTGCTTctacgtacgtgtgtgtgtgtgtgtgtgtgtgacttttGCCAATATGCAACTAGAACGAAGGGCACAACAACACATGTGCATGTACAAGCAGTACAAGCGGGCCACGGTGAACATCAAGAGCGCGGCCATCGCGAGTACTTGTGTGCATGTTTTGCCACCTATCGTACCACCCCTCCTTCCCGCGTACCTCCCACTGAAGGTCGTCCGTGAGGGTGTGCAACCGCGGGGGTTGGAGGTGGGGCACTAGAAAAGGGAAAGTAAATCGTTTCAAACTAGTTCGAGCTGCTACTAACACCAGCGCAGGGCAGTGTTGGGTACGCTGGAGCATAACTGAAGAGCAACAGCACAGCCGCATGCACTTAACTCTATTGCGCACGGTGCTGCTGAAGGTGCTGACAGGACGGCACCGCACGAAACAACCGCTTGATACAGCGCTCACAATACGCACGCTGTGTTCTTGTTGTGACGCACAAACGGGCAGGGAACTCCAATGTAGGAAGCGATTTGAACGAACCACATTGCGGGTTCCACCTTAGTCCTTATTCAGGGtttacacttacacacacacacatacaacacacacaacaaagacGAAACTATTAGCCAATTCGGGTCGTGTGAGGGACGAATTGATAGGTATCTCACAAGAAATGGagagttttatttatttaagtaGCTCTAGTAACCCTCCCCACAAGAATGCACTAAGATAGACAaattatgtgtgtttgtgtatgtgtgtgtgtgacggagacagagagagagaaagagagcgagtcagaaagaggaagaggggGTTTAAAACCAGAGCCACACGCACCACGGCACCAGCGGCGTATACCATTGCAGTGGGTTAAGGTTtggctacacacacacacacacactcttattacctaaacaaagcaaaactgtTTTACGTGTTTAAGCAAACAAGATAAGTGTTTAGTGAAGCGATAATGCGCGATGTTACTGTAAGTGTATAAAGCTCTATTAGGTGTACTGCGCAGACGAAGGTGTAGAAGGTGAAGGACGTGCGGTACAAGAAAAAAGGTAAGGGGAAGCAGAAAGGATAGGAGCAAAAGAGACAGAgactaaacaaaaacaaaaaaagaatgcgATACTAAAATCAAAGAATCGAAATGTTGAGTAGTTTTATGCTCGGATAAAAAGAAACTGttatgaaaagaaaatttcaataaacaaacaaacagatattgaagcaaaaaaaacatgatataaaaatatatgaaaaaaaaacaaaaatcacacaccACTAATTGAAGTAATAAAAGTCAAATGCTATGCAAAATGTAATATGTGCCCCAATGTTTTACGCTTCGTAGAAGGATTGTATATAGTACAGAAAGaaaaatgggggaaaatgTTGGTCGTACACATCGTAAGTATATTTGTCCGCCAACGTAGTTGCATTTATCACACTTTTAGGCGGTGCAGAATTGCAAAGGACCGCCCGAATAGGCGCACGATCGGCTCGTATTTCgtcaattttatttcaacgCACTTTGAGAAACATTGTCGCTTTCTAGATAGACGATCGTGAAGAGTTCATTGGAGCctaaaattacaaaaacttTACCTAATTGCTCGGCATCTTCCCATCACCAATGATGACCAATAAACTGTTAGAGTCACTTGAAAGCTGTCGCCCAATTACTCACACGCATGAAGAAGCAAACCACACGCGTGACGCTGCGCTTGGATTGCTccattaaataaaacattcgcACACCTTTTCTGACTCACCCAGCTCGCCGTGTCATGCACAGAGTCTTGTACAGAGCCAAAGGTGCAACTGATTTGTTTATGACTGTTATCAATGTCTACCAAGAAGATACCGATGCATAAATATACTAGTTCGTGATTCACTGATCGCTCCTGCTTGTTTAAAGGGGTAAATAGCAATTATAAATTTGGAGTAATCATTAGAAGGGTTTCCTGATTGCCATAAAAATAGATAACAATCAGTGGGTTGTACACAGTGATTCATCGAGTTCTACACATTCGAACGGAACTAATTCTACGATTGTTCCACTTTGTTCTGGACTGCTACCTCGATTATTGTGTCACTGGAGAAATTGGAACAAACCCTATCATCACCTTGTGACGGTGCCGCACAATTCGCACACTATTGCCAACGACAGATAACAAATGAAACGTTAAAATAGATCCACCCTTTTCTTATCAACCCGTCCTCTCGAGTCCTCTTTGCTGCCATCGCGATTAGCTCTATCGGTTCAATCCCAATGCCGACTGTGACATTCCACTGGACAGCGCGCTCGGTCTACTGACCGACTCTGAAGTTCAGAGTTCAGCTTATCAGCAGCCCTTTGTCCAGCTCGCTCACGTGAAGcaggtgcgttttttttatcgtgcaTCGAAAATTAAGCTTCCGATAGGCGGTTCAATGATTTATTACTTCACTGCAGTGATTTTGCTTGCATTTGTTCATTGTTCCCCTTTTTAAACGGCTAATGGGCCCTGTGTTAAAGGTTGATGGAGTACCCGTACCTCGTTAGGTCCCGGTGTCGTGCGTTGCGTTGATTACGGTACTGTTCTGTCAATAGAATTAATTGTCTGTCATTGGTAAGTGGCTAGGAGAAgctgagagagaaagagagagagagagagagagagagagagagaaaaaaaaagctaatgTCGACTGATACGTCAGCAGTTGCAGTCATTGTGTTTAATCGGATAAGCGGAGGGattaattcgtttttttttatctctaaCGAAATGTATACTCTTTAGAAAAGGTTTACTTTAACCGCTGggatttacaaaaaaaacgtgcCTACGGCTTCGGCAGTTGATGTCACGCCTGAAATCTCTATCACAAATTTAATCCACCGAAGCTAATAATTTCGAGGTTTATAGTGGTAGCTGtacggaataaaaaaaacttgcaaAAGGGCTCAACAAATGACACGTGGTACCAGTGGGGGAAAGCCACTCGATGGATAATCTGATTTGGATGACATTAAGCAGGGAACTGCCGCAATTGATTTCACTTTTATTGTGCACACACATGTTTGGTTTGCATACGTTTAAAACGTAAATATAACATATTTTCAGCTTTGATGTGGCATTGGTCTGTCCTTTATGTAATTCAATTACAGCAGCGTGTAGTGGTTGTGGCGGTACATTGTGGCTcagatgaaaatattgattttaggtttaataatttaaatagcTTGCAAGGGTATTATGCAATCTCGacataaaaaaatagcaacaatGTCAAAGGTAGAAAAAGCATCTAGAAAAACGTACCCCAGCTGCACtttaaatctcatttttattCACTTCAACCAAGCGCTAACCCACCTGCTAACCCACCTTTGCCAGTGACAGTGGAAAACGATGTAATAGTTGTACCGGGAAAAGAAACGCACAACAAATCACTTCCTGCTCCGTAAAGCTACACGATAATTCAAACTTAAAGAATTCAACGTTGTGTTCAGGCGCAGGCTTCTAGCTGTCATCCAGCGGCAATGGTAATGAAATCGCGATttcacataaaaataaaacattaccaCATCCATTGTAGTTGCGCtgtccaaccaaccaacactgCAACCAGCACAAAACACGACTTGGGAAAAGCAATCCGCGCAAGCAGCAGCGAATAGC encodes the following:
- the LOC1273401 gene encoding uncharacterized protein LOC1273401 produces the protein MLAIDCLVGGLLLSSIGVNILALGAFWVTPSLRTTANRFVINLLIVNLVCCIILGPSLLLNAFTGKAAVPTPLPAAELPAAAATPILYEPTTGGEYGSPAYTTTTVALAYQQPSSTVAQPNRTRIVRCSKNGTMGSGDDGPSNCDRQEEQNDEDEEETPFIRTSRIHPGPGVDALHPNLTLTKIRCWGLDLVVALGALSVLLVVGDTWCAITDPLRYHSRISELKAWAFIIASWALGIAFGIASGFRGDQKYVTLFKNRLTAEEVAAIESSQLARNQSGAGPGEAGLPAGDRFIQHLNISEDLYNTIFSYAYFVIVILIPFALVCAMYWRIFSEARESGQRMRQNGSSPLLQSALNLVSAQKQCHAADKQSMLEQQQQQPTQQLLHQPIQPMPSIPERPGESRGECCDGLTMKIDKQIHYEDETITISSIPHHHQPRDSCLKPLLQQSPAPTPTHKPIQQQQLDASLERPDRSPQVVQIATPTSGVAASLPSVLKSPLRPDRNHNSILMHQQLPAESSASGPIPTHSSPPPAASAGLGKVRRNHSAGRLVSFCQEEPTELPVAGLRQVHSTPNFQKYSGGEFESLGTHHILSLPAVHVPPKALSYMTSIRHRLSNASSLFKYREESRAARISILVIIMFLVSYLPYGILVLMQGHVDLIIVSDQALLAIFTVVIANLSSPFIFAYRNKRVRRGVKRLLGIDKKTNERLQKLTTSNTHYNNHPPGQHQPQQQQQQHGNYGANITLANAVGQEEELPEVIAHKSAHKVRIAGSQGAGGLARSNSSCKYLTPNHAAAVAVANGYIVEFERYPSDELNSLCIQKKSILKRVCDSSRKWGCNFATNSCTSNDEQTEV